From the Streptomyces sp. Sge12 genome, the window GACGCGGGTCGCGGCCCGGCTTCTCCAGTTCGCGCAGGATGTCCGTGACGGTCGGCAGGCCGAAGGCCTCCGTGACGAACTGCTCCGGTCGCAGCGAGCGCAGCACATCGCCGTTGCCGATCAGCGCCGCCACCTCGCTGCCCGCCGTCTTGGCCATCCCGCGGACCACCGGGTAGGCCTCGGGGTGCACGCTGGAGAAGTCCAGCGGGTCGTCCCCGCCGCGGATCCGCAGGAAGCCCGCGCACTGCTCGTACGCCTTCGGGCCGAGCCGGGCCACGTCCTTGAGCCCCTTGCGGCTGCGGAAGGGGCCGTTGGCGTCGCGATGGGCCACGATGTTCTCGGCGAGGCCGCCGCTGATGCCCGACACCCGGGAGAGCAGCGGCGCGGAGGCGGTGTTCACGTCCACGCCGACGCCGTTCACACAGTCCTCGACGACCGCGTCGAGCGAGCGCGAGAGCTTCACCTCGGACAGGTCGTGCTGGTACTGGCCGACGCCGATCGACTTCGGGTCGATCTTGACCAGTTCGGCGAGCGGGTCCTGCAGCCGGCGGGCGATGGAGACCGCGCCGCGCAGCGACACGTCCATGTCCGGCAGTTCCTGCGAGGCGAAGGCGGAGGCCGAGTACACGGAGGCGCCCGCCTCGGAGACCATCACCTTGGTGAGCCCCAGCTCCGGGTGGCGCGTGATGAGGTCACCGGCCAGCTTGTCGGTCTCGCGGGAGGCCGTGCCGTTGCCGATGGCGACCAGCTCGACGGAGTGCTCCTTCGCCAGGCGGGCCAGCTTGGCGAGGGACTCGTCCCACTTGTTGGCGGGCACGTGCGGGTAGATCACGTCCGTGGCCACGACCTTGCCGGTCGCGTCCACGACGGCGACCTTCACACCGGTACGGAAACCGGGGTCCAGGCCGAGGGTCGCCCGGGTGCCGGCGGGCGCCGCGAGCAGCAGGTCGCGCAGGTTGGACGCGAAGACCCGTACGGCCTCGTCCTCGGCGGCCTGGCGCAGCCGCATCCGCAGGTCGATGCCGAGGTGCACCTGGATCTTCGTACGCCAGGCCCAGCGGACCGTGTCGCCCAGCCACTTGTCGCCGGGGCGGCCGCGGTCGCCCACGCCGAAGCGGCGGGCGATCATGCCCTCGTACGTGGACGGGCCGGGCTCCTCGCTCGGCTCCTCCGGCTCCAGGGTGAGGTCGAGGACGTCCTCCTTCTCGCCGCGCAGCATGGCGAGGACCCGGTGCGAGGGCAGCGCGGTGAACGGCTCGGCGAAGTCGAAGTAGTCGGCGAACTTGGCGCCCGCCTCCTCCTTGCCCTCGCGGACCTTCGCCGCGAGGCGGCCGCGGCCCCACATGCGCTCGCGGAGTTCGCCGATCAGGTCGGCGTCCTCGCCGAACCGCTCGGTGAGGATGGCGCGGGCGCCCTCCAGGGCGGCCGCCGGGTCGGCGACGCCCTTGTCGGCGTCGACGAACGCGGCCGCGGCGGCGGCCGGTTCCACCGACGGGTCGGCCAGCAGCCCCTCGGCGAGCGGCTCCAGCCCGGCCTCGCGGGCGATCTGCGCCTTGGTGCGCCGCTTGGGCTTGAAGGGCAGGTAGATGTCCTCCAGCCGGGCCTTGGTGTCGGCCGCGGCGATCCGGGCCGCGAGCTCGTCGGTGAGCTTGCCCTGCTCCCGTACGGAGTCCAGGACCGCCGCGCGGCGGTCCTCCAACTCGCGCAGATACCGCAGCCGCTCCTCGAGGGTGCGCAGTTGGGCGTCGTCGAGCATCTCGGTCGCTTCCTTGCGGTAGCGCGCGATGAACGGCACGGTGGAGCCGCCGTCGAGCAGCTCGACGGCGGCCTTGACCTGCCGCTCCCGTACGCCGAGCTCCTCGGCGATCCTGCATTCGATGGACGTCGTCACGATCGGGTCCCGCCTGCCTTCGTTTGCACTGGAAGGCTGCCAATTGTGGCAGGTGGCGGTGACGGACGGCGGGAACCCTGCCCGTTGCCCGCGGTCAGGCCCGGCCGAAGAGGTCGCGCGGGAAGGCCCCGGCGCCGATCGCCTTGGTCACGAAGCCGCTGCCCAGTTCCGCGAGACGGGCCAGGCCCTGCTCGCCGAGGTGCTCGTACGGGGCCACGTCGAGGCGGTCGGTCTCGGCCTCCAGGCGCTCGCGCACGGCCTTGCCCTCCTCGGTGAGCTCGCCGTCCGCGTCGAGGATCCCGCGCTCGCGCAGCCGGCCGGTCGCGGCGTCCAGGTCGGACTGCTCCCAGCCGCGGATGGCCTTGATCCACTTGGCGGTCATACCGCGGCCGGTGGCGGTATGGCTGACCAGCGCCTCCACCGGGTCCAGGGCCGCGAGGAGCAGGGCGGCGAGGTGGCCGTCGCCGCGGTGCTCGCGCAGCAGGGTGGTGGCGTGCCACAGGCGCAGGTGCGGGGCCTCGGGTACGGGGAGGTCGGCGTGGGCCGCGTAGAGGGTGCGGGCGTGGCGGGTGCAGCCCTCGGTGGCGCGCATGGCCAGGTCGGCGGCCTCGGCCATCTCCGGCGACTCGACGGTCTCGGGCCCGAGCAGCCGGCGCAGGGTGCTGTCGGCGGCCCGCAGCCGGGCGGCGAGGACCTGCTCGGGCGTCGCGGTGTCCCACACGGCCGGAAGGTGCCGGGCGAGCAGGTCGTGGCGGTAGTTGTAGAAGGTGGCGGTCACCGTGCCGGGCCCGACGGCGCCCATGGCGGCGGCGCGGCTGGCGAGATTGACGGCCACCGGGTCCGTGACGCCGAGGGCTGCGAGCTCCTTGGCGAGATCCGGCGAGAAGTAGATCGTCGCGTGCAGCGGGTTGATCGCTGCATGCCAACAGCGACGGGCGGCGAGCAGGGGAAGCGTCATGCCCGGCAGGTTACCGACTGTTCGGTATGCCGGGTAGGGCGGGATCCGGCAGTACGCGTCTCACCGCCTGCTGCGCGCACCGGGCGCGCGCGCCGATCCGGCCCGACCGGGCAGCCGGATCCCCAGCGCCCCGGTGCCGGACGGGCGTTGGCGGGGCCGGGCCCCCGGGGCCCCCGGTCCGCCGCGCGCAGCTCATCCGGCTCGATTCGGCCGATCCGCGGGGGCTGGTGCGGATGCCGGGGCCGGCACGGCTCGGCTTCGGCGCGCGCAGCGGCGGCGGCCCCGCGGGCGCCGGCGGGGCGCCCGGCCCGGAGCTGCACCGCAGGCCACCGGGCACGGGACGGGGCGTACGGGCCGCCCGAGGGGGCCGTCCGGCGCCCGCTGCCACCCGGCCCGGGGCCGCGCCACCCGCTCACCCGTGACGGCCGAATGGCGATCGTGTGACAGCAGGGGCCATGGACATGACCTGAGCCGCCACGGGTGAATACGGTCGAGCGACAAGGCCTTGAACCACTCTGTGAACCGATCTGTCTCCCCTACCACTTGGAGCCATTCGTGCACCGCAAAGTCATCGCCCCGAGCGTCCTCGCCGCCTCCCTCCTGCTGGTGATCCCGGCGTCGGCGGCGAGTGCCGGTCCGGGCGCCCCGGGTGTCGGCGATCCCTACTACCCGGCCAGCGGCAACGGCGGATACGACGTGTCGCACTACGACCTGCGCCTGCAGTACCAGCCGAAGACGGACCTGCTCGAGGGCACGGCCACCCTGCTGGCCACCGCCAAGCAGGACCTGTCCCGCTTCAACCTCGACTTCGGCCTCCAGGTCAGCGAGATCCGGGTCAACGGGGTCAGGGCGAAGTTCGCCACCTCCGGCTCCCACGAGCTGGAGGTCACCCCGGCGAAGCCGCTGGCGCGCAACACCCCGCTGTCCGTGGTCGTCAAGTACGCGGGCAAGCCCTCCGAGCTGAAGGTCGACGGCTGGACGGCCTGGCAGCGCACGCCCGACGGCGGGGTGGCGGCGCAGGAGCCCGACTCGGCGGTCTGGTGGTTCCCCAGCAACGACCACCCGCTGGACAAGGCCACCTTCGACGTCTCGGTCAACGTGCCCGACGGCACCCAGGCGATCAGCAACGGCGTCCTGCAGTCCCAGACCTCGCGCCTCGGCTGGACCCGGTACAACTGGCGTTCCAACAAGCCGCAGGCCACGTACCTCGCCACCCTCGCCGTCGGCAAGTTCGACATCACCACCGACAAGACGGCGAGCGGGCTGCCGATCCTGAACGCGTACAGCAAGGACCTCGGCGACAACGCGGGCGCGGCGCGCGCGAGCGTGGAGCGGACCGGCGAGGTCGCCGAGTGGCTGGAGGGGGTCTTCGGGCCGTACCCCTTCAACGCGCTGGGCGGCTACGTGCCGAACGTGACCGCCGGCTTCGCCCTGGAGACCCAGACGCGGCCGTTCTACGGCCCCGGCCAGTTCCGGGGCGGCGCCAACGTCTCCGTGGTCGTGCACGAGCTGGCGCACCAGTGGTACGGCGACAGCGTGTCCGTCGACGGCTGGAAGGACATCTGGATCAACGAGGGCTTCGCCCGCTACAGCCAGTGGCTGTGGTCGGAGAAGGAGGGCGAGGGCACGGCTCAGGAACTCGCCGACTGGGCCTACGCCCTGCGCCCGGCCGAGGATGCGTTCTGGCAGGTCAAGCCGGGTGACCCGGGTCCGGAGAACCAGTTCCACGGCGCCGTCTACGACCGCGGCGCCATCGCCCTCCAGGCGCTGCGCAACGAGATCGGCGACGAGAAGTTCTTCGAGATCCTCAAGGGCTGGCCGACCGAGCGGGCGTACGGCAACGCCAAGGTCGGGGACTTCGTCCGGTACGCCGAGAAGGTCTCGAAGAAGCCGCTCGCCCAGCTCTTCGAGACCTGGCTCTACACCCCCGGCAAGCCCGAGGCCTCGGCCCTGAACCCGTCGGCGGCGGGCCCCTCGGCCCGCTCGCTGCAGCAGTCCGCCCCGGCGAAGCCGGCGAAGCCCGCCGCGGAGCCCAAGTCCTGGAAGAAGATCGCGGAGACCAACACGATCCACGACACCGAGCACGGCTCCGGGCCCGGCCACCGGCACTGAGTCGGCGCAAGGCCCCGCCCACCGCGCACGGGCTCCCGCATTCGGCGGGGGCCCGTGCTTCCCCGGGTCGTGCGTCCCGGGGTTGTCAGTGGGCTTCCGCGTGCCAGGCGGCTCGGGCCCGGTAGGCGATCGGCAGGTAGCGCAGGCGTTCCGGCAGGAGCGGTACGAGGAGCCGTACGGCCGTGCTGAACCGCCGGAGCCTGCGCTCCTGGGCCGGGCTCCACTCCAGCCCGATCGCCGCGCGGGCCTCGGGCGGCATGTAGCCGGCGGTGACGAAGGCCCGCAGGCGCAGGAACGCCGCCCGCAGCACCGGCCAGGTCAGCCGCAGCAGCAGGCGCACGGCGGGCGAGGCGGCCTGCGGCCGGGGCAGCGGCACATCGGTGGCGACCAGCTCGCGGGCGACCGCGGTGGGCTCGATCTCCTCGGCCAGCATCCGGCCCCAGTACGTCCGGTACTCCTCGATGCTCTGCGGCATGTCCCGGTCGTGCAGGCCCAGGATCCGGCCCACCTGGAGCCACTCCCGGTAGAGCTGCCGCTCCTGGGCGGGGGTGAAGCGGCGCAGCAGGTAGCGGCCCGCGTAGAGGTAGACCGGGAAGCCGGTGGCGTGCACCCAGGCGTAGCAGGCGGGGTCGAGGGAGTGGTAGCGGCGGCCGCGGGTGTCGGTGCCCTGGATGTCCTTGTGCAGGCGGCGGACCCGGCGGCCCTCCTGCGCCGCCTCCTCCCCGCCGTACACCCACAGCTGGACCGAGCGCAGGGACCGCTCGCCGCGGCCCCAGGGGTCGGTGCGGAAGACCGAGTACTGGTCGACGCCGGCCGCGATCGCGGGGTGCGCCACCTGCATGGTGAAGGCGGCGGGCAGCATCAGCAGGGCGCGGACGTCGCCGGCGATCGTCCACAGCACCCCGCCCGGCGGGGGCGGCGCGGGGTCGGTGCGGCGCGTGGCCGCAGGTCCGGCGGGGTGTGCGGAGTCCGTCGTCGTCATATGACAAGTATGCGAGCACCGGACGGCCGTCTCACGGACAGAAAGTCTCTGCACGGGTGTTACCCAGAGGTAACTGCTGCTGCTTGTATGACGGCGTCGATCTTCCCCCGCAGGAATGACGGAGACCTTCATGCTGCTTTCCACGCCCCGCTCGCGCCGCGCCGCCGCCACGGCCGTCGCCGCGGTCGCCGCAGGCGCGCTGGCCGCCACCACCGCGCCTGCCGCCACGGCCGCGGAGACCGCCGCCGCCCCGCGGCTCAGCGTCCTGTCGTACAACGTGTTCCTGATGAGCAAGAACCTGTACCCGAACTGGGGCCAGGACCACCGCGCCGCCGAGATCCCCAAGGCGTCCTTCTACCAGGGCCACGACGTGGTCGTGCTCCAGGAGGCCTTCGACAACAGCTCCTCGGACGCGCTGAAGGCCAACTCCGCCGCGCAGTACCCGTACCAGACCCCGGTCGTCGGCCGCAGCAAGAGCGGCTGGGACGCCACGGGCGGCGCCTACTCCTCCACCACCCCGGAGGACGGCGGCGTCACCGTCCTCAGCAAGTGGCCGATCGTCCGCAAGGAGCAGGTCGTCTACAAGGACGCCTGCGGCGCCGACTGGTGGTCCAACAAGGGCTTCGCGTACGTCGTCCTGAACGTGAACGGCGCCAAGGTGCACGTGGTCGGTACGCACGCGCAGTCCACCGACCCCGGCTGCGGCGCGGGCGAGGCCGCGGAGATGCGCGCCCGTCAGTTCCGGGCCGTCGACGCCTTCCTGGACGGCAAGAACATCCCGGCGAACGAGCAGGTCATCGTGGCGGGCGACCTCAACGTCGACTCGCGCACCCCCGAGTACGCGAGCCTGCTCGCCAACGCCGACCTGGCCGGCTCCGACAGCCGCACGGGGCACCCGTACTCCTTCGACACCGCGCTGAACTCGATAGCGAACTACCGCTACCCGACAGACCCGCGCGAGGACCTGGACTACGTCCTCTACCGCAAGGGCAACGCCCGCCCCGCGGGCTGGGAGAACAACGTCGTCAAGGAGCAGTCGGCGCCCTGGACGGTCTCCAGCTGGGGCACCTCCTACACCTACAACAACCTCTCCGACCACTACCCGCTGATCGGACGCTAGCCCGCTCGTGACGGCCCCGGTGCGGTGGGCGCGGGCCCGCTCGCCGCACCGGGGCGTCTCGGTTTCAGGCGGTCCCGTACGGCTCCTCGTACAGGCCGTCGATCAGCGCGCCGTACTTGTCGCGGACCACTCGGCGGCGGAGCTTGAGCGAGGGGGTGAGCTCCCCGGTCTCCGGGCCCCATTCCTCGGTCAGCAGCCGGTACCGCTTGATCTGCTCGGTCCGGTTGAGCCGGGCGTTGGCCGCCTCCACCGCACGGGCGATCTCCTCGCGGACGGCGGGGTGCGCGGCGAGGGCGGACGGGGAGGCGGCCTCGATGCCCCGGGCGGCGGCCCAGACCGGGGCCAGCTCCGGGTCCAGGACCAGCAGCGCGACGAGGTAGGAGCGGCCGTCGCCGTGCACCAGGGCCTGGCCGATCAGCGGGTGCTCCTTGACCGTGTTCTCCACCAGGGCCGGCGAGACGTTCTTGCCGTTCGAGGTGATGATCAGCTCCTTCTTGCGGTCGGTGAGCCAGAGGTACCCGTCCTCGTCGAGCCGGCCGATGTCCCCGGTCGGGAACCAGCCCTCCTCGTCGCAGGCGCTCTCCAGCGAGCCGTCCGGCCGCAGGTAGCCGCCGAACACGGTCGCCCCGCGGGTGAGGATCTCCCCGTCCTCGGCCAGCCTCAGCTCCAGCCCCTCGATCGCGCGGCCCACCGAGCCGAGCCGGAAGCCGTCCGGGCTGTTGACCGTGCAGACGCCCGAGGTCTCGGTGAGCCCCCAGGCGTCCATGATGGTGATGCCCCAGCCGGCCCAGAAGCGGACCACGTCGATGGGCATCGGCGCGGTGGCGCTGGCCGTCCACATCAGGCGGTCCAGGCCCGCCAGCCGCAGCAGCGGGTCCAGCACCTGCTCCTTCGCCGCGGCGTACGAGGCCTCGAGCGCGGCCGGCACCTCCTCGCCGCGCTCCCGGTGGCCGGCGCGGGCCCGGGCCAGGTCGTTCGCGGCCTCGATGGCCGTGCGCTGGGCCTCGGGCAGCTGGGCGAGGACCGCGCGCACCGAGGCGGCGAGCTTCTCCCACACCCGGGGCACGCCGAAGAACTGCACCGGGTGCAGCTCGCGGACGGCCCCCGACACGGCGGTGGGGTCGGCGCACAGCCGGACGTGCGAGGCCCGCAGCAGCGGCAGGTAGATGCCGAGGACGCGCTCGGCTATGTGCGCGAAGGGCAGGTAGCAGATGTGCTCGGCGTGCTCGGGCAGTTCCACGTGCCGGTCGAGGCGGACCGCCTGGAGCACGATGTTGCGGTGGGTCAGCCGGACGCCCTTCGGATCGCCGGTGGTGCCGGAGGTGTAGACGACGGTCAGCGGGTCCTCGGGGCGGGTCTCCTGCCAGGCCTTCTCGAAGGCGTCGCCGCGGTGGAGCCGGGCCCCGCCGGAGTACAGGGAGGCGTAGGTGGAGTGCCCGCCTGCCTCGGCGGCCTCGGCCACCACGAGGCGTTCCAGGGGAACGCCGGCATCGGCCAGCAGCGGTTCCCACCGCAGGAGTTCGCGGGCGCCCTCGACGACGGCGACCCGGGCCCGGCTGTGGCGGGCGATGTGGGCGATCTGCTCGGGCGCGGAGGTCCCGTACACGGTGACGGGTACGGCGCCGAGGTGGACGAGGGCGAGGTCGCTGAGCCAGTGCTCGGGGCGGTTGCCCATCATCATCAGCACGTGCTCGCCGCGCTCGATGCCGAGGGCTGCGTATCCGGCGGCGAGGACG encodes:
- a CDS encoding Tex family protein, which codes for MTTSIECRIAEELGVRERQVKAAVELLDGGSTVPFIARYRKEATEMLDDAQLRTLEERLRYLRELEDRRAAVLDSVREQGKLTDELAARIAAADTKARLEDIYLPFKPKRRTKAQIAREAGLEPLAEGLLADPSVEPAAAAAAFVDADKGVADPAAALEGARAILTERFGEDADLIGELRERMWGRGRLAAKVREGKEEAGAKFADYFDFAEPFTALPSHRVLAMLRGEKEDVLDLTLEPEEPSEEPGPSTYEGMIARRFGVGDRGRPGDKWLGDTVRWAWRTKIQVHLGIDLRMRLRQAAEDEAVRVFASNLRDLLLAAPAGTRATLGLDPGFRTGVKVAVVDATGKVVATDVIYPHVPANKWDESLAKLARLAKEHSVELVAIGNGTASRETDKLAGDLITRHPELGLTKVMVSEAGASVYSASAFASQELPDMDVSLRGAVSIARRLQDPLAELVKIDPKSIGVGQYQHDLSEVKLSRSLDAVVEDCVNGVGVDVNTASAPLLSRVSGISGGLAENIVAHRDANGPFRSRKGLKDVARLGPKAYEQCAGFLRIRGGDDPLDFSSVHPEAYPVVRGMAKTAGSEVAALIGNGDVLRSLRPEQFVTEAFGLPTVTDILRELEKPGRDPRPAFRTATFKEGVEKIGDLAPGMILEGVVTNVAAFGAFIDIGVHQDGLAHVSALSKNFVKDPRDVVKPGDIVRVKVMDVDIPRKRISLTLRLEDEAGAERGAGAPRQREDRRGGGNGAGNGRPPQQRGGAGGREGTREGGRNQGRGQGERGQGGQGRRQGGGGGSAPAPANSAMADALRRAGLTSAPEERRKR
- a CDS encoding SCO6745 family protein yields the protein MTLPLLAARRCWHAAINPLHATIYFSPDLAKELAALGVTDPVAVNLASRAAAMGAVGPGTVTATFYNYRHDLLARHLPAVWDTATPEQVLAARLRAADSTLRRLLGPETVESPEMAEAADLAMRATEGCTRHARTLYAAHADLPVPEAPHLRLWHATTLLREHRGDGHLAALLLAALDPVEALVSHTATGRGMTAKWIKAIRGWEQSDLDAATGRLRERGILDADGELTEEGKAVRERLEAETDRLDVAPYEHLGEQGLARLAELGSGFVTKAIGAGAFPRDLFGRA
- a CDS encoding oxygenase MpaB family protein, translated to MTTTDSAHPAGPAATRRTDPAPPPPGGVLWTIAGDVRALLMLPAAFTMQVAHPAIAAGVDQYSVFRTDPWGRGERSLRSVQLWVYGGEEAAQEGRRVRRLHKDIQGTDTRGRRYHSLDPACYAWVHATGFPVYLYAGRYLLRRFTPAQERQLYREWLQVGRILGLHDRDMPQSIEEYRTYWGRMLAEEIEPTAVARELVATDVPLPRPQAASPAVRLLLRLTWPVLRAAFLRLRAFVTAGYMPPEARAAIGLEWSPAQERRLRRFSTAVRLLVPLLPERLRYLPIAYRARAAWHAEAH
- a CDS encoding AMP-dependent synthetase/ligase; this translates as MTTNLRLPGRPEEITLPALLARNAAAYGDLPALSWRAGPEAADWTTLTWGDVRRKVAVLAAGYAALGIERGEHVLMMMGNRPEHWLSDLALVHLGAVPVTVYGTSAPEQIAHIARHSRARVAVVEGARELLRWEPLLADAGVPLERLVVAEAAEAGGHSTYASLYSGGARLHRGDAFEKAWQETRPEDPLTVVYTSGTTGDPKGVRLTHRNIVLQAVRLDRHVELPEHAEHICYLPFAHIAERVLGIYLPLLRASHVRLCADPTAVSGAVRELHPVQFFGVPRVWEKLAASVRAVLAQLPEAQRTAIEAANDLARARAGHRERGEEVPAALEASYAAAKEQVLDPLLRLAGLDRLMWTASATAPMPIDVVRFWAGWGITIMDAWGLTETSGVCTVNSPDGFRLGSVGRAIEGLELRLAEDGEILTRGATVFGGYLRPDGSLESACDEEGWFPTGDIGRLDEDGYLWLTDRKKELIITSNGKNVSPALVENTVKEHPLIGQALVHGDGRSYLVALLVLDPELAPVWAAARGIEAASPSALAAHPAVREEIARAVEAANARLNRTEQIKRYRLLTEEWGPETGELTPSLKLRRRVVRDKYGALIDGLYEEPYGTA
- the sph gene encoding sphingomyelin phosphodiesterase, giving the protein MLLSTPRSRRAAATAVAAVAAGALAATTAPAATAAETAAAPRLSVLSYNVFLMSKNLYPNWGQDHRAAEIPKASFYQGHDVVVLQEAFDNSSSDALKANSAAQYPYQTPVVGRSKSGWDATGGAYSSTTPEDGGVTVLSKWPIVRKEQVVYKDACGADWWSNKGFAYVVLNVNGAKVHVVGTHAQSTDPGCGAGEAAEMRARQFRAVDAFLDGKNIPANEQVIVAGDLNVDSRTPEYASLLANADLAGSDSRTGHPYSFDTALNSIANYRYPTDPREDLDYVLYRKGNARPAGWENNVVKEQSAPWTVSSWGTSYTYNNLSDHYPLIGR
- a CDS encoding M1 family metallopeptidase, yielding MHRKVIAPSVLAASLLLVIPASAASAGPGAPGVGDPYYPASGNGGYDVSHYDLRLQYQPKTDLLEGTATLLATAKQDLSRFNLDFGLQVSEIRVNGVRAKFATSGSHELEVTPAKPLARNTPLSVVVKYAGKPSELKVDGWTAWQRTPDGGVAAQEPDSAVWWFPSNDHPLDKATFDVSVNVPDGTQAISNGVLQSQTSRLGWTRYNWRSNKPQATYLATLAVGKFDITTDKTASGLPILNAYSKDLGDNAGAARASVERTGEVAEWLEGVFGPYPFNALGGYVPNVTAGFALETQTRPFYGPGQFRGGANVSVVVHELAHQWYGDSVSVDGWKDIWINEGFARYSQWLWSEKEGEGTAQELADWAYALRPAEDAFWQVKPGDPGPENQFHGAVYDRGAIALQALRNEIGDEKFFEILKGWPTERAYGNAKVGDFVRYAEKVSKKPLAQLFETWLYTPGKPEASALNPSAAGPSARSLQQSAPAKPAKPAAEPKSWKKIAETNTIHDTEHGSGPGHRH